In Ptychodera flava strain L36383 chromosome 6, AS_Pfla_20210202, whole genome shotgun sequence, the sequence CTTTTCTTTCGTCGCTGTATCacatatttgtcctttgacaatcttatgCGAACTTTTATCActatgctgcgtctattatcggatgcgtttgattgcctgattcgccaaagtaagcaagggtaaattactaatctgtggacgctgtcaccagattatcacaggattaactttgacaaagtcaacaacgaacacaCCAGCAAGgtacagattagtaatttactaTTGCTTGCTTTTGCGAATCAGGCACTCAAAcacatcagataatagacgcagcacagTGTTAACAGTTTTCATACGGTTGTCAAAGGGCAAATACGTGACAAGGGCGATGCGGACGGAGAAAAAGAAATAGTTACAAAACCAGTTctaacataagacaaagacaACAAATGTTGGCAGTATAAATccttggcaatacatatcatagtcaaacgtaataaagtaaaaccatagcaagaagaaatcTACGCTGAGACCAAGACAACCTACCTCCGcccctacccctggggacggacatttgtACGACCCcctatgatacaatattgagTTTAAGCAGTATTTCTTCAATTATTGTACAAAGGACTCGATGCACGAGTACAACATCTCCTTCCTTTTCGACATGTCCTTTTTCCTATTCCAGAACTCAAGGGCAGAGAAACAACGCCAGGCTGCGGCTTCTTACATCAGTTCAACTCTTCCAAACAACAGTTGGGTTGATATCGTTGAGTTCAATAATGGTGCGAAGGTAATCACCCCTCTGACGCAGATTGTTGATGATCAAAGTCGCCAGGATCTGACAAATATGATACCGACAAATCTAGCGCTTCATACTTGTATTGGATGTGGATTAAGGACAGGGATAGAGGTAGGCTTTTTTCGACTGGGTGCATTCGTGGCGCTTTACTTCAAACGTTATGGCCACTGCTAACGTTTCTGTCTTTCAACGTCATAAGTTTTAAATCTCAACCACACCGCATATGCATTCACATTTTCCGTGAATGTGACATACATAAACTTACATTATCagggttttgatattttgcatgaATTTCTCATTTTGAAAGGTTCTTGAAAATCGTCAGTTCGGAGATGCTGCTGGGggtattatttttctgaccaCAGGTGGCGAAGAAACAATGGCACCCTGGATCAGAGATGTCACTGACGAATTAGTGACAAAACAAGTGATTGTAGACACCCTTGCATTCAGTGATGCTACGGATCCTTATTTAGTTCAATTATCCAATGAAACTGGTGGACAAGCTTGTTGGTACTCAGAGAGTGGCGAGTCTACAGCTGTACACGACTGTTTTACTGCTTCGGTTACAGATAGGATAAGTTTAGGTCAAGATGCTCTAGTCCAGGTGAGCACGCACCTGGTCAGGCAAGGCAAGTGAGTCTCTGATCAGTAGGTCTTCCTATTTTTTCCATAGGCAGCCTCTTATGATTCAATTTCGCATTTTGATGGCATTATTGGGCACAAGTTTGCTTCATGGCCGAGGTCGTTGACTGTAacctttgatattttttcagaattttgttcaTTCGTCTTTCAACCAATTGATCTGCTCAATGAAGTGTTTGGTTGACACAGTCTGTATATTATATGGCCGATGATCATTTTTGTTATTACATGAAATAATGAAGTTTGAAACCGTATTCTGAAACGTTAGGGCGTTTCTCAAAGATTTAGAGGGGAACATGATCACACAAACTTCGTGATAGTATCACATTTAACGTATTTCAGATTACAAGCACAGCTGAGAGTATTGAGGGGAGTTCCGCCTATACTAATATTGCGTACATCGACTCAAGTATAGGAAGAGATACGACATTCTCATTCTTCTGGGAATTTGAAAAGGCTGAAATTGTGGTTTCAGTAACCAGACCTGATGGAACAGTAATCGACAGCAGTGACAGCCAATATTTCAGCGATATTCCCGGTCGCTCCATCGTCATCAAAGTGGATGGTGTAGCAGAGGTAAGTGACGCCAGTAATGTGGGCACTTCACAAAACTTGCGATTtacatatgaaaaataattatacggacaaaaaatggcaacgagagagagagagtgagatgTGTTGATGCCCACATGTGACTGTATGTTGGTCGCATACGTCTGTTAATGATCACATTTGTAGGCCTATTTGTGTCTGTTCTGGAAATGATATATCCCTCTTTACCATTTAAACATCCAGGGACCTGGGAGtatgatattcaaaatacagACAGTGCACGCCAGGCTGTACAGATATATATTCAATCGAGAGCCACAGATTCATCAGTATATCCTATCAgaccatagagaaagatagtgTAACGTAGCCATATATATGCTCAGAATTTAACCTTTGAATTTGACTGTAATGACCGACAGTAACCCTGCACGTTATCTCGTGTTCGTTTTCGTGACCTTTTATTGTTTCAACTCCTGAAGTTATCATCAATGCCTGGACGACCTTTACCCTTGTTTGACATTGTACTTAACCAACAGCGATTTGACTTTGCCGATTGTTCGTAGTTAATTATAGACGCATGACTTTGCAGATCCTGAGACCCGATTGTTTTTAGTTAATTATAGACCCATGACTTTGCAGTTTCTGAAAGCCAATATAAACTGTGCATTTTGACTTGTTAGACGCACTTTACCGACGACGCCCCGAGACGACGTTCAACCGTGACCCTGACGACTAGCGTAGGTCATAGAAGTTTACCGTGTAACTAgagttactcagctgaataaagtactACGACTTAGAATATATTTCGGTGTATTGTGCCGTCTCTTATACGTCTACTGCTCACGCTACGTAGAGGGATGTGATACCCCGCTGGAAGTTAATGGTGGCCGTAGTAAAAGTCGTGTGAAAGACTGTTCGGTAGTCGCCTTAGAAACTTTAGTAGTTCCTGCCCGTTCACAAAAGAGGTTCATGGCAGCCATAGATGTAGACGATGGACATTGTGGCCTTGTGGAAGCGCGCCCAGGGGATCATGTTAAGTTGGGCGTTGGCTTGGCAAGGGCCTTCGTGACTGTAAATAATGGGCGTGCCCCTGTTCTAGTTGTAAACCCAAGAGATAAGCctgtgaagatatacagatgtACGAACCTTGGTGTGTTTGAAACTGCTGACCACGATAATGTTATTGCATGTATAGCAAATATGGGTGCTGAAAATGACGACAAGTGTAATAATGATGATCACCCAGTGAATGCCGGTTCTAGGCAGACGTGCCTTGAAGAGGACTGAGGAAATTGCGACCCAGGCGAATTACCGGCAACCGCCCGGATGAGGTGTTGCCCGATGGTGATAATTCGAGGAGCCGCATGAATCTGTGCGAGACGACAGATTTGTCTGCCGAGCAGACAAGACAGCTGGACGAGCTGTTATTGGAATATCACGATGTATTTGCGAAGAATGACAACGATTTGGGAAAGACAAATATTGTACAACATCGTATTGACACTGGTGAGCATCCTCCGATTAAGCAACGCCCATATCGCGTTCCCGCCAGTCAACGACCTGTTGTACGAGAACATATTAAGTCTATGTTGGACAATGACATTATTCGACCTTCGACGAGCCCATGGTCGGCCCCGATTCTTCTTGTCTCCAAGGCGGACCAATCACAACGTTTCTGCCTTGATTTTAGGAAGATTAACAATGTACGAAGAAGGATGTTTACCCGCTGCCGTGCATCGACGATAGTCTGGATGCCCTCGGGCAAGCACGTTATTTTTCGACTATGGATTTAGCATCAGGATATTGGCAAATTGAGGTCGCACAAGAAGATAAAGGAAAGACCGCCTTTGTTTCATACAACGGACTCTATGAATTTAATGTTATGCCCTTTGGATTATGTAACGCGCCAAGTACCTTTCAACGCTTAATGGAATTAATACTTGCTGGACTTCAATGGGAAATATGCCTGATTTAccttgatgacgtcattgtgTTTTCGAAAACATTCGATGAGCATCTCCGCCATTTGCGTGAGGTCTCGATCGATTTTGAAAAGCCGGACTGAAATTGAAACGTAGGAAATGTCATTTCTGTAAGACTGAAATCGAGTACTTGGGACATGTTGTGACCCGAGATGGAATTAAACCGAATCCGAAGAAGATTGATGCAGTAAAGAACTATCCGCGCCCAAAGGATGTTCGTCAACTACGAAGTTTCCTTGGATTAGCATCATATTATCGACGATTTGTGCAGAACTTTGCCAAGTGACGTCACCGCTAAACAAACTGTTGATGAAGGACAATGTGTTTAATTGGAGTACCGAATGTGAAGACGCTTTCTGCACTTTGAAGTTAGCGCTTATTTCAACACCAATACTCGGATACCCTGATTTTGATGAACCCTTTGTTCTGCATACAGATGCGTGTGACACTGGCGTTGGATCTTGCTTAGTACAGGTACGTGATAAGAAAGAAGTTGTTATTTCTTATGCTAGCCGAACTTTGACAAAACATGAGAAACACTATTCGACGATCGAGAAGAAGCTCTAGCCATAATTTGGTCGATTAAGCATTTCCGACCATACTTATATGGTAGACGCTTCACTGTTATTACTGACCACAACCCACTGAAATGGTTAATGACTATTAAGGAGCCTACAGGACGACTCGCCCGCTGGTCATTGACCTTGCAAGAAtatgactttgaaattcaacaccGCCCAGGGACAAACATGGAAATGCAGATGGACTTTCCAGACGACCGCAAGACGATGATGAAGACAAAAGTGCGCGTGACTTCATCATCACCGCGACAGACAGCCCTGGACTTCAATTAGACCGAGTTAGAGACTTGCAAAGACGTGATTTGACTTTGCAACCGCTTATATCGTACTTGATCGATGATGAACTTCCCACCGATACGAAGACAGCTAGGAAAGTTGTTTTATATGCTGACCAGTATGTTATCGACGATGGTGTACTGTATCATCTGTGGATGCCCGCCCCAGGGAGACGGCGAAGAGACGTGCGTAACAGCTTGTCATTCCTCGCGCCCTGCAGGAcgaagtgatgacgtcatgccATGACGAGGTCACCTCAGGTCATCTAGGGTTCCACAAGACGTACAGTAAGATACAAGAACAATTCTATTGGTTGGGAATGTTTAGAGATATTGAACACTGGTGTAAATCGTGTGTTGACTGCTCTACGAAAAAGACTCCAAAGAATTTACCAGTTGCACCGTTACAGCCTATACCTGTTGATGGCCCCTTTGATCGTGTAGCTGTCGACGTATTAGGACCAATTCCAACTACTGAACGAGGTAATCGCTTTATTATTGCGTTTTCGAATTATCTTGTCTGTTGACCTGAAGCCTCTGCTATTGAAAAGACACCTGTGGATGTTGTGGCTCAACTGTTAGTCGATGAGATTATTACCCCACGTCCTGTGCCTCGGACATTGTTGTCTGATCGTGGTAGAAACTTCCTGTCGACAATGGTGCAAAAGACTTGTGAATTAGTGAGTACGAGAAAGGTGAACACATTGGCTTATCACCCGGAATGTGACGGATTAGTTGAAAAGTTTAATGGAGTATTATTAACAATATTAAGTATGTACGTCAATCATAATCAGACTGACTGGGATCTATATTTGCCAATGGCATTGTTTTCGTACCGGACATGTAAGCAGGAATCGACTAAGGAGTCGCCTTTCTATACATTGTACGGAAGAGAACCGAGATTACCAATTGATGTTACCCTCACTAAGCCGACAACGACCTTTACTGACCCTAAGGACTATGGTGAGACAGTGGTTCAACGATTGTGTGAAATTCAGCCACTTGTCCACGATAATATTCAGTTAGCGCAGCAAAAGCAGAAGATGCAGTATGACAAGCGCGCTAAGGACATTAACTATGACATTGGAGATAAAATATGGTTGTATACACCTGTTAGGAACGAGGATTATCACCGAAGTTACTTCACCCATGGCATGGTCCTTATCGTGTTGTGGAAAAAGTACACCTGTGAACTATCGCCTCGCCACGTGTGATCCGCGACGCAAGCAACAAGTTGTGCATGTGAATCGAATGAAACCATATACGGACCCTAACAATAGACCACATGAATTGCCGGACACTGACAATGGAAATACTGATACTGACTCTGTAAGTGACCCTACGGAAAATAATGACACTGTAACAGACACTAATGACATTATTGACCGCGATAATGTTAATGAGAATCCCATACTTGATACTACCGGAAGTAATGAGATGACAACGAAACTGATGATGTGTATCAGGCCTTGAGAATTGTCGATCACAGAACTGTAACTAATTTGGACGGTCGTCATGAAACCCGCTATCGTGTCAGATGGAAGGGTTACCGCCCTAAAGATGACACGTGGGAACCGCCTGATAATATACTGGACAAAGAACTGATTACTGATTATGAATCTCGGACATAACGAACTCTAGACTAGTGAACTTAGAACTTTGCATCTTTTTCCATAAGAACTTTTATTATGAtatatgattttatttcatttgatttttagATCGAGCGAGGACGCTTTTCGATCTTGGTTGGGAGGTGTAACGTAGCCATATATATGCTTAGAATTAAACCTTTGAATTTGACTGTAATGACCGACAGTAACCCTGCACGTTATCTCGTGTTCGTTTTCGTGACCTTTTATTGTTTCAACTCCTGAAGTTATCATCAATGCCTGACGACCTTTACCCTTGTTTGACATTGTACTTAACCAACAGCGATTTGACTTTGCCGATTGTTCGTAGTTAATTATAGACGCATGACTTTGCAGATCCTGAGACCCGATTGTTTTTAGTTAATTATAGACCCATGACTTTGCAGTTTCTGAAAGCCAATATAAACTGTGCATTTTGACTTGTTAGACGCACTTTACCGACGACGCCCCGAGACGACGTTCAACCGTGACCCTGACGACTAGTGTAGGTCATAGAAGTTTACCGTGTAACTAgagttactcagctgaataaagtactACGACTTAGAATATATTTCGGTGTATCGTGCCGTCTCTTATACGTCTACTGCTCACGCTACGTGACAATAgatagagtcgcaacgggtattgtttaaggcgtgaagcggttacgtaatcCATCCaagttcgcctcgcctcaggttgctctcgcctctcttttccgaagagtgccgaccatgaatccttcggtaattttcggattttcgccaattgttacgcgaaagtatgttcggcaaagtttgtgttgttgttttcgtgtggtgctgagcagaattgacgtgctggcaaaacgggagtgttttgagcttcaggaaagtgagttttaccgttttaaaaattcctctcatatttttatgaatatataatgagtgtgtttgaaccagatttgaaagtcttttatcgatactgtctggttttactcaatggtttacggtcagtcataccgtctttcacacgtgcgtcaaggaaggacatgtttatgaaactgctggcgtgttatgttttgattggcgtgaagcagtgtttctggcctgagagctcacaaagtaactatggttgctacgcgactggcagtacgatgccatctcgtcgtatttttcgcataatctcgtgtaattatcaaccacaaacaaagcctccaaaaagtttaacacctttgaagctcattttaatatgaaaagccaatagtctaccgcgacgaccatggaacaaaaggcatgcaggcgttaccactctgtctatgatactctGTGATCAGACTAGCTTCCACACCGGATACAAACACCATAAGTGAATCTCCGCCAATGGTAATTATCTACGCTGATCTAAATCAAGGTCACAGTCCTGTCCTTAACGCTGAAGTTATTGCAACGATAGAGAGACCAAGTCCTTACAGCAACGTTGAGCTTTACCTATTAGACAGAGGACTAGgtgagatattgaaactttaatGCCCGATATTGAATTTTTACTGTACATTTCGAGGTTAAGCAATAAACCGCCAAAGGAGCGGATATTCACGAGATCTTTCCCCGTTTACAATATACTCTATTTGTTATCGGTATGGCGCGATTACTGAGATGAAGTTAGTGAAAATAatcaatttaaaataaaataaattcctTATATGACTCAAAAATAATGAGATAGATAataaacaagtaattttattttgactgtAATCTTACCCATTAAAGTACCGTAAAATTTCCTTTAATCTTGTTTATGTTATCTTGCTCTGCTGGTTCCTTTAAATGTATTTTCGTTTTTGTACAACCTAAACCATACCATGGTCTGGAAGAGCGTGCTTTGTGTGTGATATGTGACGTCACGCGTGACACCTGCTGACGTGTAAGGAAGCGATCGCCGCTTTCCCGTCCATACAAGGACCCAGCGCAATTGTAATCAATTTGGCTTTGATGCACAGCAGAGTTCTAGTCGGATAAAATtcaaataccttttagacaatAAATAAGTATTCCACTGCTACTTGTTTGCATTCCCTGATGCatgttcaaaaattaattacagaTTTTCTTAACCATAGGTCTTAttgttaaaaaatctttttcatcaTTCATCGTGCCAAAATGTATAAAGAAGTTAGTACGGTGaagaaattaattaaatgaTCGAAATAATTAAAGCTGGCAAATAAATAGCCAGAAAAATGaaaactgaaaaagaaaataatgaatttaaaacaaatatgaaatgataCTGGAAATAATACTGCAGTAAGTACTAAAAGAATGTAATGATGAATAATTGAATGATAATATAATATGGAAATAATTATTGATAAAAAATCATGAGATAATAAAATAATGTAGTTTTTAAGGATGGATAAAGTTTGAATACTTGAATATACAATGTAATAATCATTacgaaatattaataaaataattttacatgaattattaaataataatgagtttacaaacatttttttcttgcgTTAATCTCTACCTACCGGTATATGCGTTCACACTCTATTTGCATCTTTCGCCTTTCACTGACATATCGACATAGCATTAGATCAACTGTTAGAGCGTAAAGTGCGCCTAGAGTTTACACGCAGTTCGGCTCAGTTTCAAATTTGTGTTGACTTTCAACGTATCACTCACAGACGACGTAAATTACGCCCCTGATGGGTCGGTTCTTGGTGTGGCGACGAAGACTTAGTTGCGTGAATTGAGTAAGAATGTCAATACATGACCATACACACGGTATCATATTCTCATCAAACGAGCCCGCTACCACTCTGAACAagcttaataataataaacttttGCATTGTAAACTGACGAGGTTTAACGTGTATATCTCGACGTCAACAGTTATAAAAGAGCCAGGATCTTAAGCCGAACGTTGCTGTATTCTACAGGTGCTGACGTCACAAAGGATGATGGAGTCTATTCAGCTTATTTCATTGACTTTGTCGACGCTACTTGTACAACTGCTTGTCGTTACAATATTAAAGTGGCAGCGAATGATACTGATGGCAGAGCTGAGTCCAGGTTTACTGGTGCTGGCCTAGGTGCCATGTCAAGGAATTACTGTGAGTAATCATTTTAGAAGTTTGTTTGTGAGAAGTTTTTTCCAAGACGTCTGTGTATATTGCATTTACTGGTGGGAAAACATACAACAGTCAATAAAGGTTACAATTCTAAAATGCAGTGCTTTAGCTGCCCATCACTAATTTGGCATGCTATGAGTTGCAGTGATGTCCACATTTGAAATATTCTGTTATGGAAAATTTAAACAgattattttaaaattgtgaTCGGTGTCATTGACTAAGCGCAAGAGTAAGTCCGTTACAACAATGGGAACCGTCCATTgtaccacagagaaacataaacagagtcgcaacgcttgcatgccttttgttctatggtcgtctcggtagactattggcttttcatattaaaatgagcttcaaagttgttaaactttttggaggctttgtttgtggttgataattacacgagattatgcgaaaaatacgacgagatggcatcgtactgccagtcgcgtagcaaccatagttactttgtgagctctcaggccagaaacactgcttcacgccaatcaaaacataacacgccagcagtttcataaacatgtccttccttgacgcatgtgtaaaagacggtatgactgaccgtaaaccattgagtaaaaccagacagtatcgataaaagactttcaaatttggttcaaacacactcattatatattcataaaaatatgagaggaatttttaaaacggtaaaactcactttcctgaagctcaaaacactcccgttttcgccagcacgtcaattccgctcagcaccacacaaaaacaacaacacaaactttgccgaacaaaTTTTCGCGTAACAATTTGCGAAAAttcgaaaattaccgaaggatgcatggtcggcactcttcggaaaagagaggcgagagcaacctgaggcgaggcgaacatggatgggttacgtaaccgcttcacgccttaaacaatacccgttgcgactctgtttatgtttctctgtgattgTACTGAAGTGATCAAATCTGTCCTTTGAAATTGTCTTGAAAATTACAGCTGTGATACCTGAGAAGAAGGAAGGCACCCTTGTTGGGGCTTTTAACAGAGTAGCTTCTGGTGGTGTATACAAGTCGATGACGGTGTCACTTACGTTGATTGGAGTGACCCGGATGATGACCCATTTCCCCCATCACCAATCTCTGACCTGCAAGTGATTGCAACATCCGTGGACAATGCCACGTATACACGGACGTGGACAGCAACAGGTGACAACTTTGACATCGGGACAGGTAAATGTCACCAAAAAGTTGTCCTCTCTTTGAATTTCGATCTTCAGTTGATGAACACACAGTGGGAGTGATATCGCCAGATCAAGGCATGATTTCAAAAGTAGGGTCTATTCGTTTTTGTATCGTGAATAAGTATGCGTAAACTCAGCTCTGGTGGGGACTGTCGTATATCGTTCGTGTCAAATGTATGACAAAGCAGAGCAGTCATCGGTTGGTATCTTTTTCGGCGCATGATCAAGCTTTATATCTACGCGAGAATGGACTCTTCACATATCTGTGAAACTCTAAAGGATATTTTAATCATAATTACTTGAGCAACAGTCCATCCTGTAATATGGCATTCTTCTTGCTTTTTGTAATCGTACTTATTTGTTGGCTTTCGAGGGTTCTCGAAGTGAAGCAGCGTACTGACCGATGACTAAAGCTATGCATATCAAAAGTTCAGTGAATACAACAGAACAATTAGCCTCTATGGTTCACCCATTCTGATTTCTTTTAACTTATATTAACTTAAATTGCAGCATCTGTAAGTGACCTCCGCTATGACACGCAGTTCGAAAATCTCGCATATCGTTTTGACAACTGCTCTCAGCTCAGCAATGACAATCTGACGGACGGAAATTTAACGGATCCTCTTCCAAGTGGTCAAAGAGAAGTTGTTACTGTAAGACTGCCATCTAGTGGTGTAGGTATCACATACTATTTCGCCATTCGAGCTGTGGATGGCGTAGGGAATGCCGGCCAGCCGTCGTTTATTGCGCAAACTACCATCGTCTACGCAGCTCCAATGAAACCACCACTCAAATCCCTCCATCAACGCAAC encodes:
- the LOC139134475 gene encoding calcium-activated chloride channel regulator 1-like, whose protein sequence is MYANYLDTVLNFCHDDPNGDSESRHSAMSLNKQNKQCAYRSAWDVMNSSADFDSVNPPKANMDTQPTFRIVQEAEFRSVLVLDLSNSMAINSRAEKQRQAAASYISSTLPNNSWVDIVEFNNGAKVLENRQFGDAAGGIIFLTTGGEETMAPWIRDVTDELVTKQVIVDTLAFSDATDPYLVQLSNETGGQACWYSESGESTAVHDCFTASVTDRISLGQDALVQITSTAESIEGSSAYTNIAYIDSSIGRDTTFSFFWEFEKAEIVVSVTRPDGTVIDSSDSQYFSDIPGRSIVIKVDGVAEESTKESPFYTLYGREPRLPIDVTLTKPTTTFTDPKDYGETVVQRLCEIQPLVHDNIQLAQQKQKMQLASTPDTNTISESPPMVIIYADLNQGHSPVLNAEVIATIERPSPYSNVELYLLDRGLGADVTKDDGVYSAYFIDFVDATCTTACRYNIKVAANDTDGRAESRFTGAGLGAMSRNYCE